Proteins encoded within one genomic window of Manis pentadactyla isolate mManPen7 chromosome 4, mManPen7.hap1, whole genome shotgun sequence:
- the LOC130683402 gene encoding transcription initiation factor IIA subunit 2: MAYQLYRNTTLGNSLQESLDELIQSQQITPQLALQVLLQFDKAINSALAQRVRNRVNFRGSLNTYRFCDNVWTFVLNDVEFREMTELIKVDKVKIVACDGKNTGSSTTE, encoded by the coding sequence ATGGCATATCAGTTATATAGAAAtaccactttgggaaacagtctTCAGGAGAGCCTTGATGAGCTCATACAGTCTCAGCAGATCACTCCCCAACTTGCCCTTCAAGTTCTACTTCAGTTTGATAAGGCTATAAACTCAGCACTGGCTCAGAGGGTCAGGAACAGAGTCAATTTCAGGGGCTCTCTGAATACATACAGATTCTGCGATAATGTGTGGACTTTTGTATTGAATGATGTGGAATTCAGAGAGATGACAGAACTTATTAAAGTGGATAAAGTGAAAATTGTAGCCTGCGATGGTAAAAATACTGGCTCCAGTACTACagaatga